The Pseudomonadota bacterium genome has a segment encoding these proteins:
- a CDS encoding DUF3096 domain-containing protein, with product MNVVVISPVISLVAGIAILIFPRLLNYIVAAYLIIAGILGLAGGMSAGG from the coding sequence ATGAACGTCGTCGTTATCTCACCCGTGATTTCGCTAGTTGCCGGGATCGCCATCCTGATCTTTCCGCGCCTCTTGAACTACATCGTCGCGGCCTATCTGATCATCGCCGGTATTCTTGGACTGGCCGGCGGCATGTCCGCCGGCGGCTAG
- a CDS encoding DUF2244 domain-containing protein has translation MTPSDTTDRARRYYFDAVLTPNRSLPRRGFWLLMAVLVITLGGVGLAFSTLGAWPVAGFCGLEVLLVWGAFHLNYRSGRMVESVRLDEKTLTVTRSVPHRPLKSWQFQPHWVRVNMDDPPEHDSKLQLSSHGRTVTIGSFLTADERLEVAQALRRAIEDWRDPSTKSWQTAT, from the coding sequence ATGACGCCATCCGACACCACGGACCGCGCACGCCGGTACTATTTCGACGCGGTGCTGACGCCGAACCGCTCTCTGCCGCGCCGCGGTTTCTGGCTGCTGATGGCCGTTCTCGTCATCACGCTGGGCGGCGTTGGCCTGGCCTTCTCCACGTTGGGCGCATGGCCAGTGGCCGGATTTTGCGGGTTGGAGGTGCTTCTGGTCTGGGGTGCCTTCCACCTGAACTACCGCAGCGGCCGCATGGTCGAGTCCGTACGCTTGGACGAGAAGACCCTTACCGTTACGCGGTCCGTGCCGCACCGACCGTTGAAGTCGTGGCAGTTCCAACCCCATTGGGTGCGCGTCAACATGGACGATCCGCCGGAACACGACAGCAAACTCCAGCTCTCGTCCCATGGGCGCACCGTAACGATCGGCAGTTTCCTGACCGCCGACGAGCGCCTCGAGGTCGCCCAGGCCCTGCGCCGGGCCATTGAAGACTGGCGCGACCCGTCCACCAAGAGCTGGCAAACAGCGACCTAG
- a CDS encoding amidase family protein, which translates to MTDLYRLTARQAVDLLAKGEVSPLDMVEASAARIEATDGAMNAMPTLCLDRARDHAKAIMAGERPAYKGPGALHGLPMAVKELDDVAGVRTTYGSPIYADNVPERSDIMVERLEERGAITMGKSNVPEFGAGGQSFNSVLGAAANPWDLGHTPGGSSGGSGAALAAGQVWIATGSDLGGSLRIPASFCGIVGYRTTPGIVAKGPDPYPFADQPVAGPMARNVPDTALMLDAMTGIHEEDPLSRAAPATSYVDQVLKALSEGSAPKRIGYSADLGITTVAPEVDALCRAATERFAELGSEVTDAAIDFSDAPESFQTFRALGFINGHEHEIDVHRDKFKPENIWNIEKGRTLTREEISRAHRIRGALFHRMLAFFRDHDALALPSTIVPALPLDMRYLPELNGQRFDNYVEWIMITSVITLTTCPVISINCGFTKAGLPVGLQIVGPPHSDGRLLGWAAVAEHLYGLAGQVPLDPRGKRGAEPGPDDGRHVA; encoded by the coding sequence ATGACCGATCTTTACCGTCTGACAGCACGTCAGGCCGTCGACCTGTTGGCGAAGGGCGAGGTCTCGCCGCTCGACATGGTTGAGGCCTCGGCGGCGCGTATCGAAGCCACCGACGGCGCCATGAATGCGATGCCGACGCTATGCCTGGACCGCGCCCGCGATCATGCCAAGGCGATCATGGCGGGCGAGCGTCCGGCCTACAAAGGCCCCGGCGCGCTTCACGGTCTGCCCATGGCGGTCAAGGAACTGGACGACGTCGCGGGTGTTCGCACGACCTATGGCTCACCGATCTATGCCGACAACGTGCCCGAGCGTTCCGACATCATGGTCGAGCGGCTGGAGGAGCGCGGCGCCATTACCATGGGCAAGTCCAACGTGCCGGAGTTCGGTGCTGGCGGGCAAAGCTTCAACAGCGTGCTGGGCGCGGCCGCCAATCCCTGGGATCTCGGCCACACACCGGGCGGTTCGTCCGGCGGATCCGGCGCGGCGCTGGCAGCGGGCCAAGTGTGGATCGCGACCGGGTCGGACCTGGGCGGCAGCCTCAGGATCCCCGCCAGCTTCTGCGGCATCGTCGGCTACCGCACGACGCCCGGCATCGTCGCCAAGGGTCCCGATCCCTACCCGTTCGCCGACCAGCCGGTCGCCGGTCCCATGGCGCGCAACGTGCCGGATACCGCTCTCATGCTCGACGCCATGACCGGCATCCACGAGGAAGATCCGTTGTCGCGTGCGGCGCCGGCGACGTCCTATGTCGACCAGGTCTTGAAGGCGCTGTCTGAGGGCAGTGCACCCAAACGCATCGGCTATTCAGCGGATCTCGGCATCACGACCGTGGCTCCAGAGGTCGACGCTCTGTGCCGCGCCGCGACAGAACGGTTTGCCGAGCTGGGATCGGAGGTCACCGACGCCGCGATCGACTTCTCCGACGCACCGGAGTCCTTCCAGACCTTCCGCGCGCTTGGCTTCATCAACGGGCACGAGCACGAGATCGACGTCCACCGCGACAAGTTCAAGCCGGAGAACATCTGGAACATCGAGAAGGGTCGCACGCTGACCCGCGAGGAGATCAGCCGCGCCCATCGCATCCGCGGCGCCCTGTTCCACCGCATGCTCGCCTTTTTCCGCGATCATGACGCGCTCGCCCTGCCGTCGACCATCGTCCCGGCGCTGCCGCTCGACATGCGTTACCTGCCCGAGCTGAACGGCCAGCGCTTCGACAACTATGTCGAATGGATCATGATCACCTCGGTCATCACGTTGACCACCTGTCCGGTGATCTCGATCAACTGCGGTTTCACCAAAGCCGGTCTGCCTGTCGGTTTGCAGATCGTCGGCCCGCCCCACAGCGATGGCCGCCTGTTGGGTTGGGCCGCCGTGGCCGAGCACCTTTACGGATTGGCTGGTCAGGTGCCGCTCGATCCGCGGGGCAAGCGGGGCGCAGAGCCAGGCCCCGATGATGGGAGGCATGTCGCATGA
- a CDS encoding EI24 domain-containing protein: MITALTKAFEDLGIARVRNVLWWVIGWTLLIFIILGGLLGWGVDSLDAENWVSDNPGFFGNLVDILVKFLVGVGYLLLMWLAFAVIAQNVAAFYLDRIIGAVEEKRYPELGPAKGSTIATDISAMLRFTGALILWNIVAIPFYFIPIVNIIVFYLLNGYLFGREYAEAVGFRRMPPAEVKAWRGANRLRLLIAGALITLAFSVPILNLAAPVLAACFVTHIYHDVQRRTGAVQKT; encoded by the coding sequence ATGATAACGGCACTGACCAAGGCTTTCGAAGACCTGGGCATTGCCCGCGTGCGCAATGTCCTGTGGTGGGTCATCGGCTGGACGCTTTTGATTTTCATCATCCTGGGCGGTCTGCTCGGCTGGGGCGTGGATAGCCTGGACGCGGAGAACTGGGTGTCCGACAACCCGGGGTTCTTCGGCAACCTGGTCGATATCCTGGTCAAGTTCCTTGTTGGCGTCGGCTACCTGTTGCTGATGTGGCTGGCCTTCGCCGTCATTGCCCAGAACGTCGCGGCGTTCTATCTCGACCGCATCATCGGCGCCGTCGAAGAAAAACGCTATCCGGAGCTGGGACCGGCCAAGGGTTCGACCATTGCGACCGACATCTCCGCCATGCTGCGCTTCACCGGCGCGCTGATCCTGTGGAACATCGTCGCCATCCCGTTCTACTTCATCCCGATCGTCAACATCATCGTCTTCTATTTGTTGAACGGTTACCTGTTCGGCCGGGAGTACGCCGAGGCCGTCGGGTTCCGGCGCATGCCGCCGGCCGAGGTCAAGGCATGGCGCGGCGCCAACCGGCTGCGCCTGTTGATCGCCGGCGCGCTGATTACGCTCGCCTTCTCCGTGCCGATCCTCAACTTGGCGGCACCGGTTCTGGCAGCGTGCTTCGTCACCCACATCTATCACGACGTCCAACGGCGCACCGGTGCGGTGCAGAAGACGTGA
- a CDS encoding DMT family transporter, with amino-acid sequence MSWADAVFALICATGFGGSFLFINVAVTEIPPITLTAARSVISFLALWSVLRLMGLRLPPWGPIWWWITALGFASLVLPMVLVSWGQLHIESGLAGIIIGFVPIVTFVLAHLFFQDERFTPMGFTGVLIGFMGVIAIIGPAALFDFGNHLLGQIATFAGAVSIGAANIIGRRISSIGPMVIVTASQLAAVVWLVPLSLILDQPWTLAPSDTALGCLVIIGLFGSALPGFLFYRLLVRVGATRASLVAYVAPIVAVVIGALVLDERLPWSALVGLVLILVGAYIVNRRAGRAL; translated from the coding sequence ATGAGTTGGGCGGATGCCGTTTTTGCTCTGATATGCGCCACCGGCTTTGGCGGATCGTTTCTGTTCATCAACGTCGCGGTAACAGAGATCCCGCCGATCACGCTGACGGCCGCCAGATCAGTTATCTCGTTCCTGGCGTTGTGGTCGGTGCTGCGGCTGATGGGCCTCAGATTGCCACCGTGGGGTCCGATCTGGTGGTGGATCACAGCCCTTGGCTTCGCCAGCCTGGTGCTGCCCATGGTGCTGGTTTCGTGGGGACAACTTCACATTGAGTCCGGCCTGGCCGGCATCATCATTGGATTCGTGCCGATTGTGACGTTCGTCCTGGCGCACCTGTTTTTTCAGGACGAGCGTTTCACGCCGATGGGTTTCACCGGTGTCTTGATCGGATTCATGGGTGTGATCGCGATCATCGGGCCGGCCGCCCTGTTCGATTTCGGCAACCACCTCTTGGGTCAGATCGCGACCTTCGCTGGCGCGGTCAGCATCGGTGCGGCCAACATCATCGGCCGGCGGATAAGTTCGATTGGCCCCATGGTCATCGTGACGGCCTCCCAGCTCGCGGCGGTCGTCTGGTTGGTTCCGCTGAGCCTGATCCTCGATCAGCCGTGGACGTTGGCGCCCAGCGACACGGCACTGGGCTGCCTGGTCATCATCGGGCTGTTCGGCAGCGCCCTGCCCGGTTTCCTGTTCTACAGGCTATTGGTACGGGTCGGCGCGACCCGCGCCTCGCTGGTCGCCTATGTGGCGCCCATCGTCGCGGTCGTCATCGGCGCGCTGGTGCTGGACGAGCGCCTGCCCTGGAGTGCCCTTGTGGGCCTCGTGCTGATCCTGGTCGGCGCCTACATCGTCAACCGGCGCGCCGGCCGCGCGCTTTAG
- the nth gene encoding endonuclease III gives MKAADIDCFFAELERVIPAPKTELEYGNVFTLLVAVVLSAQATDKSVNEATPALFAKASTPEAMVALGEDAVREHIKTIGLFNSKAKNVIALSHMLIDQHDSEVPRDRDLLQALPGVGRKTASVVMNEAFGEPTIAVDTHVFRVSNRTGLAPGKTPLAVEQKLEKVVPDRWKPSAHHWLILHGRYTCLARKPKCWDCVVKTCCPFKDKTPDPADEPVKHKGRKLAPPSAGRPKRTAKKSVKRKAKKKAKR, from the coding sequence ATGAAGGCGGCCGATATCGATTGTTTTTTTGCTGAACTGGAGCGCGTGATTCCAGCACCGAAAACGGAGTTGGAGTACGGCAATGTGTTCACGCTGCTGGTCGCCGTCGTGTTGTCGGCCCAGGCGACGGACAAGAGCGTCAACGAAGCGACACCCGCCTTGTTCGCCAAGGCTTCGACGCCGGAAGCCATGGTCGCGTTGGGCGAAGACGCCGTGCGCGAGCACATCAAGACCATTGGTCTTTTCAATTCCAAGGCCAAGAACGTCATCGCGCTATCGCACATGCTGATCGACCAACACGACAGCGAGGTGCCGCGCGACCGCGATCTTTTGCAGGCGCTGCCCGGCGTCGGCCGCAAGACCGCGAGCGTCGTCATGAACGAAGCGTTCGGCGAGCCAACCATTGCGGTCGACACCCACGTCTTCCGGGTTTCCAACCGCACCGGACTGGCGCCGGGAAAGACGCCGCTGGCGGTCGAGCAGAAGCTGGAAAAGGTCGTCCCCGACCGCTGGAAACCGTCCGCCCATCACTGGCTGATCCTGCACGGGCGCTATACCTGCCTGGCCCGCAAACCGAAATGCTGGGACTGTGTCGTGAAGACCTGCTGCCCATTCAAGGACAAGACGCCGGATCCCGCCGACGAGCCGGTCAAGCATAAGGGCCGCAAGCTGGCGCCGCCGTCGGCGGGCCGACCAAAAAGGACCGCAAAGAAGAGCGTCAAGCGAAAGGCGAAGAAAAAGGCGAAGCGTTAA